A genomic region of Helicoverpa zea isolate HzStark_Cry1AcR chromosome 8, ilHelZeax1.1, whole genome shotgun sequence contains the following coding sequences:
- the LOC124632776 gene encoding sensory neuron membrane protein 2, with translation MLGKHSKIFFGVSMIFLVIAIVLASWGFQKVVNKQIQKNVQLSNDSKMFDRWVKLPIPLDFKVYVFNVTNVEEVNRGEKPILKEIGPYVYKQYREKTILGYGPNDTIKYMLKKHFEFDPEASGSLTEDDELTVVHFSYLAALLTVHDMMPSLVAIVNKALEQLFPSLDDAFLRVKVRDLFFDGIYLSCDGDNSALGLVCGKIRSEMPPTMRQAEGSNGFYFSMFSHMNRSESGPYEMIRGRDNVYELGNIVSYKGQENMPMWGDKYCGQINGSDSSIFPPINENNVPKKIYTFEPDICRSVYADLVDKRELFNISTYYYEISESAFAAKSANPNNRCFCKKNWSANHDGCLLMGLLNLMPCQGAPAIASLPHFYLGSEELLDYFQSGVQPDKEKHNTYVYMDPVTGVVLSGVKRLQFNIELRQIDTIPQLKSVPTGLFPMLWLEEGATIPESIQQELRDAHKLLSYVEVAKWFLLTIAIIAVIASAVAVARANALLSWPRNSNSVSFILGPSVTQVNKGN, from the exons ATGTTGGGGAAACACTCGAAAATATTCTTCGGTGTGTCCATGATATTTCTGGTGATCGCCATTGTACTGGCTTCCTGGGGTTTTCAGAAAGTTGTTAATAAACAAATACAGAAA AATGTTCAGTTATCGAACGATTCGAAGATGTTCGACAGATGGGTGAAGCTACCCATACCGTTGGACTTCAAAGTCTATGTGTTCAACGTGACCAACGTGGAGGAGGTGAACAGAGGGGAGAAGCCTATACTTAAGGAGATTGGACCTTATGTTTATAA GCAGTACCGAGAAAAAACAATCCTAGGTTACGGACCCAACGACACAATTAAGTACATGCTGAAGAAACACTTCGAGTTTGACCCCGAAGCTTCAGGAAGCCTGACGGAAGATGATGAACTTACTGTTGTACACTTCTCTTACTTG GCAGCCTTATTAACAGTCCACGACATGATGCCCAGTTTAGTGGCGATAGTGAACAAAGCGTTGGAGCAGCTGTTCCCGAGCCTGGACGACGCCTTCCTGAGGGTCAAAGTGAGGGACCTGTTCTTCGACGGCATCTACCTCAGCTGTGATGGTGATAATTCTGCTTTAG GACTTGTTTGTGGGAAAATTAGGTCAGAGATGCCTCCGACTATGCGACAAGCTGAAGGATCAAATGGATTTTATTTCTCCATGTTTTctcat ATGAACCGATCAGAAAGCGGTCCCTACGAGATGATTCGCGGCAGAGACAACGTCTACGAGCTCGGTAACATCGTCTCCTACAAGGGTCAGGAGAACATGCCCATGTGGGGAGACAAGTACTGCGGGCAGATCAACGGCTCCGACTCCTCTATATTCCCTCCGATCAATGAGAACAATGTGCCCAAGAAAATTTATACTTTTGAGCCTGATATATGCAG GTCCGTTTACGCCGATCTGGTGGACAAACGGGAGTTGTTCAACATTAGCACGTATTACTATGAGATCTCTGAGTCTGCGTTTGCAGCGAAAAGCGCTAATCCTAATAATAggtgtttttgtaaaaa GAACTGGAGTGCAAACCACGACGGCTGCCTCCTCATGGGTCTGCTGAACCTCATGCCGTGTCAAGGAGCTCCCGCCATCGCCTCACTACCTCACTTCTACCTCGGCTCCGAAGAACTGCTGGACTACTTCCAGTCAGGAGTCCAGCCTGACAAGGAGAAGCATAATACTTACGTTTATATGGATCCT GTGACCGGAGTTGTTCTAAGTGGAGTAAAGCGACTGCAGTTCAACATAGAACTGCGTCAGATAGACACCATACCTCAGTTGAAGAGCGTACCCACTGGCTTGTTCCCTATGCTGTGGCTTGAAGAG GGCGCAACAATCCCCGAATCAATACAGCAAGAACTCCGGGACGCTCACAAACTCCTAAGCTACGTCGAAGTAGCCAAATGGTTCCTTTTAACAATAGCTATAATCGCCGTGATTGCTTCAGCGGTAGCTGTCGCGAGAGCCAACGCGCTTCTCTCGTGGCCACGCAATAGTAACTCCGTCAGCTTTATATTAGGGCCCAGTGTTACTCAGGTTAATAAAGGAAATTGA